The following coding sequences lie in one Phragmites australis chromosome 8, lpPhrAust1.1, whole genome shotgun sequence genomic window:
- the LOC133926211 gene encoding early nodulin-93-like, whose protein sequence is MSTVTRAYLDQRLAMAKRCSREATLAGAKAAAVATIASAVPTLASVRMSPWAKANLNPTGQALIVCTVAGMAYFVAADKKILSLARRHSFEDAPEHLKNTSFQGAGRPHPVFFRS, encoded by the exons ATGTCGACTGTGACCCGTGCCTACCTGGACCAGAGGCTCGCCATGGCCAAACGCTGCTCCAGAG AGGCAACGCTCGCCGGAGCCAAGGCGGCTGCCGTCGCCACCATCGCATCTGCAGTCCCAACG TTGGCGAGCGTGAGGATGTCGCCGTGGGCGAAGGCGAACCTGAACCCGACCGGCCAGGCGCTCATCGTCTGCACGGTGGCCGGGATGGCCTACTTCGTTGCCGCCGATAAGAAGATTCTGTCGCTGGCGAGGCGGCACTCGTTCGAGGACGCCCCCGAGCACCTCAAGAACACCTCCTTCCAGGGCGCCGGCCGCCCCCACCCCGTGTTCTTCAGGTCATGA
- the LOC133926210 gene encoding early nodulin-93-like, with protein sequence MPTVTRASLDQNLALAKRCSREATLAGAKAAAVATIASAIPTLASVRMLPWAKANINPTGQALIISTVAGMAYFIAADKKILSLARRHSFEDAPEHLKNTSFQGAGSPHPAFFRP encoded by the exons ATGCCGACTGTGACCCGTGCGTCGCTTGACCAGAACCTCGCCCTCGCCAAGCGCTGCTCGCGAG AGGCGACCCTCGCAGGAGCGAAGGCAGCAGCTGTTGCGACCATCGCCTCTGCGATCCCCACC CTGGCGAGCGTGCGGATGCTGCCATGGGCGAAGGCCAACATCAACCCCACCGGTCAGGCCCTCATCATCTCCACAG TTGCCGGGATGGCCTACTTCATCGCCGCCGACAAGAAGATTCTTTCGCTGGCGAGGCGGCATTCGTTCGAGGACGCCCCCGAGCACCTCAAGAACACCTCCTTCCAGGGCGCCGGCAGTCCCCACCCTGCCTTCTTCAGGCCATGA